One window of the Archangium primigenium genome contains the following:
- the epsD gene encoding exopolysaccharide biosynthesis glycosyltransferase EpsD — translation MNAASGAPGAVVPPRPVAPRPRLSVVVATYNRADLIQRLLAQFARQTLAPSQFEVVVVDDGSQEPVAPHLEKLSLPYTLRVQTQANAGAAAARHRGVIAAQGDIVLITDDDMQVAEDFLALHLARHPVGSRNVVIGGIRPDPAISDMPLFERWYAWLNNRIAASLSGPKRRAHGWQLFTGNVSFRREDYVAAGGFDKTLGQSEDIELGVRLEKAGCRFEFAAQAHVLHGSDHTSYEKWLKRAHRYGVFDSRVADKHPDVPQVDPWRFLFEMNPLARPLLAAAVIAPEASRPLTEAVMAAARRADAAGQTKLAFMGTSVTYAMEYLRGARAEAGSLGRALGHVGRYALTGGKPGQVLKLAQALKADALEAARAEHGHTGVKAVASMVLMSDGFRVLALQRLREAARGLGVPLGNHALRVAQTALLGVEIGKDVELGEGVYFVHSLGTVVGGDAKVGDRVRFYGNNTVGTAKDDGYPVIEDDVWVGAGARILGPITIGARSRIGANAVVLQDVPPDSVAVGIPARIIARRDTDDE, via the coding sequence ATGAACGCAGCGTCCGGCGCCCCTGGCGCCGTCGTCCCCCCTCGGCCCGTGGCCCCGCGCCCGAGGCTGAGTGTCGTCGTTGCCACGTACAACCGCGCGGACCTCATCCAGCGCCTGCTCGCGCAGTTCGCCCGGCAGACGCTCGCCCCCTCCCAGTTCGAGGTCGTGGTGGTGGATGACGGCTCCCAGGAGCCAGTGGCACCCCACCTGGAGAAGCTCTCGCTGCCCTACACGCTGCGCGTGCAGACGCAGGCCAACGCGGGCGCGGCCGCCGCGCGGCACCGGGGCGTGATCGCGGCCCAGGGGGACATCGTCCTCATCACCGACGACGACATGCAGGTGGCCGAGGACTTCCTCGCGCTGCACCTGGCGCGCCACCCCGTGGGCTCGCGCAACGTCGTCATCGGCGGCATCCGCCCGGACCCCGCCATCTCCGACATGCCCTTGTTCGAGCGCTGGTACGCCTGGCTCAACAACCGCATCGCCGCGAGCCTCAGCGGGCCCAAGCGCCGCGCCCATGGCTGGCAGCTCTTCACGGGCAACGTGTCCTTCCGCCGCGAGGACTACGTGGCCGCGGGCGGCTTCGACAAGACCCTGGGCCAGTCCGAGGACATCGAGCTGGGCGTGCGCCTGGAGAAGGCCGGCTGCCGCTTCGAGTTCGCCGCCCAGGCGCACGTGCTGCACGGCTCGGATCACACGAGCTACGAGAAGTGGCTCAAGCGCGCGCACCGCTATGGCGTGTTCGACTCGCGCGTGGCGGACAAGCACCCGGACGTGCCCCAGGTGGACCCCTGGCGCTTCCTCTTCGAGATGAACCCGCTGGCCCGGCCCCTGCTCGCCGCGGCGGTGATCGCGCCCGAGGCCAGCCGTCCGCTCACCGAGGCCGTCATGGCCGCGGCGCGCCGGGCGGACGCCGCGGGCCAGACGAAGCTCGCCTTCATGGGCACCTCGGTGACGTACGCCATGGAGTACCTCCGGGGCGCGCGGGCCGAGGCGGGCTCGTTGGGCCGGGCGCTCGGGCACGTGGGCCGCTACGCGCTCACCGGGGGCAAGCCCGGCCAGGTGCTCAAGCTCGCCCAGGCGCTCAAGGCGGACGCGCTGGAGGCGGCGCGCGCCGAGCACGGGCACACGGGCGTGAAGGCCGTGGCCTCCATGGTGCTCATGTCCGACGGCTTCCGGGTGCTCGCGCTGCAGCGGCTGCGCGAGGCGGCGCGGGGGCTCGGCGTGCCCTTGGGCAACCACGCGCTGCGCGTGGCGCAGACGGCGCTGCTCGGCGTGGAGATTGGCAAGGACGTGGAGCTGGGCGAGGGCGTGTACTTCGTGCACAGCCTGGGCACCGTGGTGGGCGGCGACGCCAAGGTGGGCGACCGCGTGCGCTTCTACGGCAACAACACCGTGGGCACCGCCAAGGATGACGGCTACCCCGTCATCGAGGACGACGTGTGGGTGGGCGCGGGCGCGCGCATCCTCGGCCCCATCACCATCGGCGCCCGCTCGCGCATCGGCGCCAACGCGGTGGTGCTCCAGGACGTGCCCCCGGACAGCGTGGCCGTGGGCATCCCCGCGCGCATCATCGCCCGCCGCGACACGGACGACGAGTGA
- a CDS encoding glycoside hydrolase family 44 protein — translation MGRTGRGRRALVALSASVCLGGLSGCKGCNRGESQAATASTPIPGGVYDIPALTETAFATTLQAGWTDEGWSPRETKEPGPAKLRLSNMGGWMLSKPDLSGDYGGLALRYRAPEGYGDFLEVRLDSEGEVLFPRVRVDARHVARREQGWTQLFIPFEQLNPQKKPFTKLVLRAYKPVGADWVEVDQLGLTGPGGMTLVEGIGAAEPATAQAAGAPEAPKPTVAPQELAYDNGLGEGWVDGGWAPHELQAQGPAKFKLARMGGWSLSKKDLPAAELGGLTLRYRAPAGFGDFLEVRLDSDMEALFPRVKLSDTYVTLREDGWTQVFVPMDELNPKKLPFTKLVLRAHKDVGPDEVALNQVGFGRLVTPDAAPVAAAPIASAPLPASPSPASLPSAASVGGGRLPVGNARPSRVVVDCTAPGHAISPLIYGIAFNNLRELKDKHQWELGATARRWGGNPTSRYNWKLGNVWNTANDYFFRNIVLGTSPQYTADTFLETNLKNGVQSALTVPMLGWVAKDATSTSFPRSLFGPQQKMDPDVPEAGNGLASGGDALVPPVPTLTSVEAPPAFIHEWVRTLREKDKKRGRSVQMYILDNEPMLWNTTHRDVHPEPVTYDELLERTIAYGTAVRQADPDAIIAGPAEWGWTNYFSSAADVVPGGNKKDRKAHGNVPLVAWYLKKLREHEKQTGTRILDVFDLHFYPQGEGIGFEERGETDAATSARRIRSVRALWDPKFRDESWIDDTVELIPRMRRWVSENAPGLGLSLGEYNFGATQHMSGGLAQAEALGRFAEQGLTSAFLFTYPPAYSPTFWAFRAYRNFDGKGGRFLDTYVPSRFDSDVNEQSLFASRSDDGRHMVAVALNLSPNTARNTQVELKGCGNVTGARLYTYRGDATGFAPNPSLLQSGSTVQTVLSPWSMAVLDLTLAQP, via the coding sequence ATGGGCAGGACGGGTCGCGGTCGGCGGGCCCTCGTGGCCCTGTCGGCCAGCGTGTGCCTGGGCGGCCTCTCCGGCTGCAAGGGCTGCAACCGCGGCGAGTCCCAGGCGGCCACGGCCTCCACGCCCATCCCGGGCGGCGTCTACGACATCCCCGCGCTCACCGAGACGGCCTTCGCCACCACGCTCCAGGCGGGCTGGACGGACGAGGGCTGGAGCCCCCGGGAGACCAAGGAGCCCGGCCCCGCGAAGCTGCGCCTGTCCAACATGGGCGGCTGGATGTTGAGCAAGCCCGACCTCTCGGGTGACTACGGCGGCCTCGCGCTGCGCTACCGCGCCCCCGAGGGCTATGGCGACTTCCTCGAGGTGCGGCTGGACTCCGAGGGCGAGGTGCTCTTTCCCCGGGTGCGCGTGGACGCGCGCCACGTGGCGCGCCGCGAGCAGGGCTGGACGCAGCTCTTCATCCCCTTCGAGCAGCTCAACCCCCAGAAGAAGCCCTTCACCAAGCTGGTGCTGCGCGCCTACAAGCCCGTGGGCGCGGACTGGGTGGAGGTGGATCAGCTCGGCCTCACCGGCCCGGGCGGCATGACGCTCGTGGAGGGCATTGGCGCCGCCGAGCCCGCCACCGCCCAGGCCGCGGGCGCGCCCGAGGCCCCCAAGCCCACCGTGGCGCCCCAGGAGCTCGCCTACGACAACGGCCTGGGCGAGGGCTGGGTGGATGGCGGCTGGGCCCCCCACGAGTTGCAGGCGCAGGGCCCGGCGAAGTTCAAGCTCGCGCGCATGGGCGGCTGGTCGCTCTCCAAGAAGGACCTCCCGGCGGCGGAGCTCGGCGGCCTCACCCTGCGCTACCGCGCGCCCGCGGGCTTCGGGGACTTCCTCGAGGTGCGGCTGGACTCCGACATGGAGGCCCTCTTCCCGCGCGTGAAGCTGTCGGACACGTACGTCACCCTGCGCGAGGACGGCTGGACGCAGGTGTTCGTCCCCATGGACGAGCTCAACCCGAAGAAGCTGCCCTTCACCAAGCTGGTGCTGCGCGCGCACAAGGACGTGGGCCCGGACGAGGTGGCGCTCAACCAGGTGGGCTTCGGCCGCCTGGTGACGCCCGACGCGGCGCCCGTCGCCGCCGCGCCCATCGCCTCCGCGCCCCTGCCCGCCTCGCCCTCCCCCGCCTCGCTGCCGAGCGCCGCGAGCGTGGGCGGCGGCCGGCTGCCCGTGGGCAATGCCCGGCCGTCACGCGTGGTGGTGGACTGCACCGCGCCCGGCCACGCCATCAGCCCGCTCATCTACGGCATCGCCTTCAACAACCTGCGCGAGCTCAAGGACAAGCACCAGTGGGAGCTGGGCGCCACCGCGCGCCGCTGGGGCGGCAACCCCACCTCCCGCTACAATTGGAAGCTTGGCAACGTCTGGAATACGGCCAACGACTACTTCTTCCGCAACATCGTCCTCGGCACGAGCCCCCAGTACACCGCCGACACCTTCCTGGAGACGAACCTCAAGAACGGCGTCCAGTCCGCGCTCACCGTGCCCATGCTCGGCTGGGTGGCCAAGGACGCCACCTCCACCAGCTTCCCGCGCTCCCTCTTCGGCCCGCAGCAGAAGATGGATCCGGACGTGCCCGAGGCCGGCAACGGCCTGGCCTCCGGCGGCGACGCGCTCGTGCCCCCCGTGCCCACGCTCACCAGCGTGGAGGCCCCGCCCGCCTTCATCCACGAGTGGGTGCGCACCCTGCGCGAGAAGGACAAGAAGCGCGGGCGCAGCGTGCAGATGTACATCCTCGACAACGAGCCGATGCTCTGGAACACCACGCACCGCGACGTGCACCCGGAGCCCGTCACCTATGACGAGCTGCTCGAGCGCACCATCGCCTACGGCACCGCCGTGCGGCAGGCGGACCCGGACGCGATCATCGCGGGGCCGGCCGAGTGGGGCTGGACGAACTACTTCTCCTCGGCCGCGGACGTGGTGCCCGGCGGCAACAAGAAGGACCGCAAGGCGCACGGCAACGTGCCGCTGGTGGCCTGGTACCTCAAGAAGCTGCGCGAGCACGAGAAGCAGACGGGCACGCGCATCCTCGACGTGTTCGACCTGCACTTCTACCCGCAGGGTGAGGGCATCGGCTTCGAGGAGCGGGGCGAGACGGACGCGGCCACCTCCGCGCGGCGCATCCGCTCGGTGCGCGCGCTGTGGGACCCCAAGTTCCGCGACGAGTCGTGGATCGACGACACGGTGGAGCTCATCCCGCGCATGCGCCGCTGGGTGTCGGAGAACGCCCCGGGCCTGGGCCTGTCCCTGGGCGAGTACAACTTCGGCGCCACCCAGCACATGAGCGGCGGGCTCGCCCAGGCCGAGGCGCTCGGGCGCTTCGCCGAGCAGGGCCTCACCTCGGCGTTCCTCTTCACGTACCCGCCGGCCTACAGCCCCACGTTCTGGGCCTTCCGCGCCTACCGCAACTTCGATGGCAAGGGCGGGCGCTTCCTGGACACCTACGTGCCCAGCCGCTTCGACTCGGACGTGAACGAGCAGTCCCTGTTCGCCTCGCGCAGCGACGATGGCCGGCACATGGTGGCCGTGGCGCTCAACCTGTCGCCCAACACGGCGCGCAACACCCAGGTGGAGCTCAAGGGCTGCGGCAACGTGACCGGCGCCAGGCTCTACACCTACCGGGGTGACGCCACGGGCTTCGCCCCCAACCCGTCCCTGCTCCAGTCCGGCAGCACCGTGCAGACCGTGCTGTCCCCCTGGAGCATGGCGGTGCTGGACCTCACGCTCGCCCAGCCGTGA